A region from the Felis catus isolate Fca126 chromosome F1, F.catus_Fca126_mat1.0, whole genome shotgun sequence genome encodes:
- the GBA gene encoding lysosomal acid glucosylceramidase isoform X4, giving the protein MSVRFVRPGLLLTLQPDQKFQKVKGFGGAMTDAAALNILALSPPARNSLLKSYFSEEGIEYNIIRVPMASCDFSIRTYTYDDSPDDFQLRDFILPEEDVKLKIPLIHQALELAPRPVSLFASPWTSPTWLKTNGAVNGKGSLKGQPGDLYHQTWARYFVKFLDAYAEHKLRFWAVTAENEPSAGLFSGYPFQCLGFTPEHQRDFIARDLGPTLANSTHRDVRLLILDDQRLLLPRWAQVVLADPEAAKYVHGIAVHWYLDFLAPAKATLGETHRLFPDTMLFASEACVGSKFWEQSVRLGSWDRGMQYSHSIITNLLYHVVGWTDWNLALNPEGGPNWVRNFVDSPIIVDITKDTFYKQPMFYHLGHFSKFIPEGSQRVGLLASEKNGLDTVALTRPDGSAVLVVLNRFSLASPAPRRTCPSPSRTLPWASWRRCPPATPFTHTCGVASDGADTQTAPGLGRGIKGTESAHMLSVATEGIRGPGRA; this is encoded by the exons ATGAGTGTCCGTTTCGTCCGGCCAG GGCTGCTACTGACCCTGCAGCCAGATCAGAAGTTCCAGAAAGTGAAGGGGTTTGGAGGGGCCATGACGGACGCCGCTGCCCTCAACATCCTTGCCCTGTCACCCCCTGCCCGGAATTCGCTACTCAAATcctatttctctgaagaag GAATCGAGTACAACATCATCCGGGTACCCATGGCCAGCTGTGACTTCTCCATCCGCACCTACACCTACGATGACAGCCCTGACGACTTCCAGTTGCGTGACTTCATCCTCCCGGAGGAAGATGTCAAGCTCAAG ATACCCCTGATTCACCAGGCCCTGGAGCTGGCCCCACGCCCTGTGTCACTCTTCGCCAGTCCCTGGACGTCACCCACTTGGCTGAAGACCAACGGGGCAGTGAACGGGAAGGGGTCACTCAAGGGGCAGCCGGGAGATCTCTACCACCAGACCTGGGCCAGATACTTTGTTAA GTTCCTGGACGCTTACGCGGAGCACAAGTTACGGTTCTGGGCAGTGACGGCAGAGAACGAGCCTTCTGCAGGGCTGTTCAGTGGGTACCCCTTCCAGTGCCTGGGCTTCACCCCTGAACACCAGCGAGACTTCATCGCCCGGGACCTGGGTCCTACCCTCGCCAACAGTACGCACCGCGACGTCCGCCTGCTCATATTGGACGACCAGCGCTTGCTGCTGCCTCGCTGGGCCCAGGTG GTGCTGGCGGACCCCGAGGCGGCTAAGTACGTTCATGGCATTGCTGTACATTGGTACCTGGACTTTCTGGCTCCTGCAAAGGCCACCCTGGGGGAGACACACCGCCTGTTCCCCGACACCATGCTCTTCGCCTCAGAGGCCTGCGTGGGCTCCAAGTTCTGGGAGCAGAGTGTGCGACTGGGCTCCTGGGACCGAGGGATGCAGTACAGCCACAGCATCATCACG AACCTTCTCTACCATGTGGTCGGCTGGACAGACTGGAACCTTGCTCTGAACCCCGAAGGGGGACCCAACTGGGTGCGCAACTTTGTCGACAGCCCCATCATCGTAGACATCACCAAAGACACGTTTTACAAACAGCCCATGTTCTATCACCTTGGCCACTTCAG CAAGTTCATTCCGGAGGGCTCGCAGAGAGTGGGGCTGCTGGCCAGCGAGAAGAACGGCTTGGACACGGTGGCGCTGACGCGCCCCGACGGCTCTGCGGTCCTGGTCGTGCTGAACCG CTTCTCCCTTGCTTCCCCAGCTCCCCGAAGGACGTGCCCCTCACCATCGAGGACCCTGCCGTGGGCTTCATGGAGACGCTGTCCCCCGGCTACTCCATTCACACATACCTGTGGCGTCGCCAGTGATGGGGCAGATACCCAAACAGCGCCTGGGCTCGGCAGGGGCATTAAAGGGACAGAGTCGGCTCACATGCTGTCTGTGGCTACAGAGGGTATACGAGGGCCAGGGCGAGCTTAG
- the GBA gene encoding lysosomal acid glucosylceramidase isoform X2 — MERSTPPREERPEPPGRGGVLAARLVGLLFLQAVPWASGARPCNPKSFGYSSVVCVCNATYCDSLDPLTLPAPGTFGRYESTRSGRRMELSLGPIRANRTGTGLLLTLQPDQKFQKVKGFGGAMTDAAALNILALSPPARNSLLKSYFSEEGIEYNIIRVPMASCDFSIRTYTYDDSPDDFQLRDFILPEEDVKLKIPLIHQALELAPRPVSLFASPWTSPTWLKTNGAVNGKGSLKGQPGDLYHQTWARYFVKFLDAYAEHKLRFWAVTAENEPSAGLFSGYPFQCLGFTPEHQRDFIARDLGPTLANSTHRDVRLLILDDQRLLLPRWAQVVLADPEAAKYVHGIAVHWYLDFLAPAKATLGETHRLFPDTMLFASEACVGSKFWEQSVRLGSWDRGMQYSHSIITNLLYHVVGWTDWNLALNPEGGPNWVRNFVDSPIIVDITKDTFYKQPMFYHLGHFSKFIPEGSQRVGLLASEKNGLDTVALTRPDGSAVLVVLNRSPKDVPLTIEDPAVGFMETLSPGYSIHTYLWRRQ, encoded by the exons gTGCCCGCCCCTGCAACCCTAAAAGCTTTGGCTACAGCTCGGTGGTCTGTGTCTGCAATGCCACGTACTGTGACTCTCTCGACCCCCTGACCCTGCCCGCCCCCGGCACCTTCGGCCGATACGAGAGCACGCGCAGCGGGCGCCGGATGGAGCTGAGTCTGGGGCCCATCCGGGCCAACCGCACGGGCACAG GGCTGCTACTGACCCTGCAGCCAGATCAGAAGTTCCAGAAAGTGAAGGGGTTTGGAGGGGCCATGACGGACGCCGCTGCCCTCAACATCCTTGCCCTGTCACCCCCTGCCCGGAATTCGCTACTCAAATcctatttctctgaagaag GAATCGAGTACAACATCATCCGGGTACCCATGGCCAGCTGTGACTTCTCCATCCGCACCTACACCTACGATGACAGCCCTGACGACTTCCAGTTGCGTGACTTCATCCTCCCGGAGGAAGATGTCAAGCTCAAG ATACCCCTGATTCACCAGGCCCTGGAGCTGGCCCCACGCCCTGTGTCACTCTTCGCCAGTCCCTGGACGTCACCCACTTGGCTGAAGACCAACGGGGCAGTGAACGGGAAGGGGTCACTCAAGGGGCAGCCGGGAGATCTCTACCACCAGACCTGGGCCAGATACTTTGTTAA GTTCCTGGACGCTTACGCGGAGCACAAGTTACGGTTCTGGGCAGTGACGGCAGAGAACGAGCCTTCTGCAGGGCTGTTCAGTGGGTACCCCTTCCAGTGCCTGGGCTTCACCCCTGAACACCAGCGAGACTTCATCGCCCGGGACCTGGGTCCTACCCTCGCCAACAGTACGCACCGCGACGTCCGCCTGCTCATATTGGACGACCAGCGCTTGCTGCTGCCTCGCTGGGCCCAGGTG GTGCTGGCGGACCCCGAGGCGGCTAAGTACGTTCATGGCATTGCTGTACATTGGTACCTGGACTTTCTGGCTCCTGCAAAGGCCACCCTGGGGGAGACACACCGCCTGTTCCCCGACACCATGCTCTTCGCCTCAGAGGCCTGCGTGGGCTCCAAGTTCTGGGAGCAGAGTGTGCGACTGGGCTCCTGGGACCGAGGGATGCAGTACAGCCACAGCATCATCACG AACCTTCTCTACCATGTGGTCGGCTGGACAGACTGGAACCTTGCTCTGAACCCCGAAGGGGGACCCAACTGGGTGCGCAACTTTGTCGACAGCCCCATCATCGTAGACATCACCAAAGACACGTTTTACAAACAGCCCATGTTCTATCACCTTGGCCACTTCAG CAAGTTCATTCCGGAGGGCTCGCAGAGAGTGGGGCTGCTGGCCAGCGAGAAGAACGGCTTGGACACGGTGGCGCTGACGCGCCCCGACGGCTCTGCGGTCCTGGTCGTGCTGAACCG CTCCCCGAAGGACGTGCCCCTCACCATCGAGGACCCTGCCGTGGGCTTCATGGAGACGCTGTCCCCCGGCTACTCCATTCACACATACCTGTGGCGTCGCCAGTGA
- the GBA gene encoding lysosomal acid glucosylceramidase isoform X1: MERSTPPREERPEPPGRGGVLAARLVGLLFLQAVPWASGARPCNPKSFGYSSVVCVCNATYCDSLDPLTLPAPGTFGRYESTRSGRRMELSLGPIRANRTGTGLLLTLQPDQKFQKVKGFGGAMTDAAALNILALSPPARNSLLKSYFSEEGIEYNIIRVPMASCDFSIRTYTYDDSPDDFQLRDFILPEEDVKLKIPLIHQALELAPRPVSLFASPWTSPTWLKTNGAVNGKGSLKGQPGDLYHQTWARYFVKFLDAYAEHKLRFWAVTAENEPSAGLFSGYPFQCLGFTPEHQRDFIARDLGPTLANSTHRDVRLLILDDQRLLLPRWAQVVLADPEAAKYVHGIAVHWYLDFLAPAKATLGETHRLFPDTMLFASEACVGSKFWEQSVRLGSWDRGMQYSHSIITNLLYHVVGWTDWNLALNPEGGPNWVRNFVDSPIIVDITKDTFYKQPMFYHLGHFSKFIPEGSQRVGLLASEKNGLDTVALTRPDGSAVLVVLNRFSLASPAPRRTCPSPSRTLPWASWRRCPPATPFTHTCGVASDGADTQTAPGLGRGIKGTESAHMLSVATEGIRGPGRA, encoded by the exons gTGCCCGCCCCTGCAACCCTAAAAGCTTTGGCTACAGCTCGGTGGTCTGTGTCTGCAATGCCACGTACTGTGACTCTCTCGACCCCCTGACCCTGCCCGCCCCCGGCACCTTCGGCCGATACGAGAGCACGCGCAGCGGGCGCCGGATGGAGCTGAGTCTGGGGCCCATCCGGGCCAACCGCACGGGCACAG GGCTGCTACTGACCCTGCAGCCAGATCAGAAGTTCCAGAAAGTGAAGGGGTTTGGAGGGGCCATGACGGACGCCGCTGCCCTCAACATCCTTGCCCTGTCACCCCCTGCCCGGAATTCGCTACTCAAATcctatttctctgaagaag GAATCGAGTACAACATCATCCGGGTACCCATGGCCAGCTGTGACTTCTCCATCCGCACCTACACCTACGATGACAGCCCTGACGACTTCCAGTTGCGTGACTTCATCCTCCCGGAGGAAGATGTCAAGCTCAAG ATACCCCTGATTCACCAGGCCCTGGAGCTGGCCCCACGCCCTGTGTCACTCTTCGCCAGTCCCTGGACGTCACCCACTTGGCTGAAGACCAACGGGGCAGTGAACGGGAAGGGGTCACTCAAGGGGCAGCCGGGAGATCTCTACCACCAGACCTGGGCCAGATACTTTGTTAA GTTCCTGGACGCTTACGCGGAGCACAAGTTACGGTTCTGGGCAGTGACGGCAGAGAACGAGCCTTCTGCAGGGCTGTTCAGTGGGTACCCCTTCCAGTGCCTGGGCTTCACCCCTGAACACCAGCGAGACTTCATCGCCCGGGACCTGGGTCCTACCCTCGCCAACAGTACGCACCGCGACGTCCGCCTGCTCATATTGGACGACCAGCGCTTGCTGCTGCCTCGCTGGGCCCAGGTG GTGCTGGCGGACCCCGAGGCGGCTAAGTACGTTCATGGCATTGCTGTACATTGGTACCTGGACTTTCTGGCTCCTGCAAAGGCCACCCTGGGGGAGACACACCGCCTGTTCCCCGACACCATGCTCTTCGCCTCAGAGGCCTGCGTGGGCTCCAAGTTCTGGGAGCAGAGTGTGCGACTGGGCTCCTGGGACCGAGGGATGCAGTACAGCCACAGCATCATCACG AACCTTCTCTACCATGTGGTCGGCTGGACAGACTGGAACCTTGCTCTGAACCCCGAAGGGGGACCCAACTGGGTGCGCAACTTTGTCGACAGCCCCATCATCGTAGACATCACCAAAGACACGTTTTACAAACAGCCCATGTTCTATCACCTTGGCCACTTCAG CAAGTTCATTCCGGAGGGCTCGCAGAGAGTGGGGCTGCTGGCCAGCGAGAAGAACGGCTTGGACACGGTGGCGCTGACGCGCCCCGACGGCTCTGCGGTCCTGGTCGTGCTGAACCG CTTCTCCCTTGCTTCCCCAGCTCCCCGAAGGACGTGCCCCTCACCATCGAGGACCCTGCCGTGGGCTTCATGGAGACGCTGTCCCCCGGCTACTCCATTCACACATACCTGTGGCGTCGCCAGTGATGGGGCAGATACCCAAACAGCGCCTGGGCTCGGCAGGGGCATTAAAGGGACAGAGTCGGCTCACATGCTGTCTGTGGCTACAGAGGGTATACGAGGGCCAGGGCGAGCTTAG
- the GBA gene encoding lysosomal acid glucosylceramidase isoform X3 — protein MELSLGPIRANRTGTGLLLTLQPDQKFQKVKGFGGAMTDAAALNILALSPPARNSLLKSYFSEEGIEYNIIRVPMASCDFSIRTYTYDDSPDDFQLRDFILPEEDVKLKIPLIHQALELAPRPVSLFASPWTSPTWLKTNGAVNGKGSLKGQPGDLYHQTWARYFVKFLDAYAEHKLRFWAVTAENEPSAGLFSGYPFQCLGFTPEHQRDFIARDLGPTLANSTHRDVRLLILDDQRLLLPRWAQVVLADPEAAKYVHGIAVHWYLDFLAPAKATLGETHRLFPDTMLFASEACVGSKFWEQSVRLGSWDRGMQYSHSIITNLLYHVVGWTDWNLALNPEGGPNWVRNFVDSPIIVDITKDTFYKQPMFYHLGHFSKFIPEGSQRVGLLASEKNGLDTVALTRPDGSAVLVVLNRFSLASPAPRRTCPSPSRTLPWASWRRCPPATPFTHTCGVASDGADTQTAPGLGRGIKGTESAHMLSVATEGIRGPGRA, from the exons ATGGAGCTGAGTCTGGGGCCCATCCGGGCCAACCGCACGGGCACAG GGCTGCTACTGACCCTGCAGCCAGATCAGAAGTTCCAGAAAGTGAAGGGGTTTGGAGGGGCCATGACGGACGCCGCTGCCCTCAACATCCTTGCCCTGTCACCCCCTGCCCGGAATTCGCTACTCAAATcctatttctctgaagaag GAATCGAGTACAACATCATCCGGGTACCCATGGCCAGCTGTGACTTCTCCATCCGCACCTACACCTACGATGACAGCCCTGACGACTTCCAGTTGCGTGACTTCATCCTCCCGGAGGAAGATGTCAAGCTCAAG ATACCCCTGATTCACCAGGCCCTGGAGCTGGCCCCACGCCCTGTGTCACTCTTCGCCAGTCCCTGGACGTCACCCACTTGGCTGAAGACCAACGGGGCAGTGAACGGGAAGGGGTCACTCAAGGGGCAGCCGGGAGATCTCTACCACCAGACCTGGGCCAGATACTTTGTTAA GTTCCTGGACGCTTACGCGGAGCACAAGTTACGGTTCTGGGCAGTGACGGCAGAGAACGAGCCTTCTGCAGGGCTGTTCAGTGGGTACCCCTTCCAGTGCCTGGGCTTCACCCCTGAACACCAGCGAGACTTCATCGCCCGGGACCTGGGTCCTACCCTCGCCAACAGTACGCACCGCGACGTCCGCCTGCTCATATTGGACGACCAGCGCTTGCTGCTGCCTCGCTGGGCCCAGGTG GTGCTGGCGGACCCCGAGGCGGCTAAGTACGTTCATGGCATTGCTGTACATTGGTACCTGGACTTTCTGGCTCCTGCAAAGGCCACCCTGGGGGAGACACACCGCCTGTTCCCCGACACCATGCTCTTCGCCTCAGAGGCCTGCGTGGGCTCCAAGTTCTGGGAGCAGAGTGTGCGACTGGGCTCCTGGGACCGAGGGATGCAGTACAGCCACAGCATCATCACG AACCTTCTCTACCATGTGGTCGGCTGGACAGACTGGAACCTTGCTCTGAACCCCGAAGGGGGACCCAACTGGGTGCGCAACTTTGTCGACAGCCCCATCATCGTAGACATCACCAAAGACACGTTTTACAAACAGCCCATGTTCTATCACCTTGGCCACTTCAG CAAGTTCATTCCGGAGGGCTCGCAGAGAGTGGGGCTGCTGGCCAGCGAGAAGAACGGCTTGGACACGGTGGCGCTGACGCGCCCCGACGGCTCTGCGGTCCTGGTCGTGCTGAACCG CTTCTCCCTTGCTTCCCCAGCTCCCCGAAGGACGTGCCCCTCACCATCGAGGACCCTGCCGTGGGCTTCATGGAGACGCTGTCCCCCGGCTACTCCATTCACACATACCTGTGGCGTCGCCAGTGATGGGGCAGATACCCAAACAGCGCCTGGGCTCGGCAGGGGCATTAAAGGGACAGAGTCGGCTCACATGCTGTCTGTGGCTACAGAGGGTATACGAGGGCCAGGGCGAGCTTAG